From the Butyrivibrio fibrisolvens genome, one window contains:
- a CDS encoding lipopolysaccharide biosynthesis protein produces the protein MHINSDLKDNRALNAARNTIIGFIQSILVTIIPFVVRTIMANILGAEYLGLNSVYMSIMQVLNLAELGFGSVIVFFLYKPAAYGDEELVASYMIFLKRIYQCIGLGIIICGMLVLPFLNRIVGTEAPSDVNIHLLFILFTMGSAVAYFMFPEIGIYFTAYQRNDLNYSITIISWGCTYIIQIIGILLFRSYYIYVLSVALQAFLCGILRIRIGNKALKLEKVAKHLSLKEKKDIYNRTKAMIGHTIDVQLINGVDSIVISAQCGLTAVAIYGNYFYVFAAAMMIADVIYQAVQASIGNAIAIEKSSDNYSRFRCMFWMSSCLGGIISIVMLSTYQIFMRLWMPQLIDSSNLYIIICIYFYISQLRKTTTLFKNAGGMWEDDKLKPYIAMIVNFALDIALVAKIGISGVVFASIITIVIIEIPWETYIIFHNYFHLNGWKYIMEMILYSCINLFLAVISKMIVGFVVEGSSVESFVLSGIISISCTLVGYLLFFSRTEVFHVWKKIIVEMKKNK, from the coding sequence ATGCATATTAATAGTGATTTAAAAGATAATAGAGCATTAAATGCAGCAAGAAATACAATAATTGGTTTCATCCAATCTATTCTTGTCACTATTATTCCTTTTGTGGTTAGAACGATAATGGCAAATATATTAGGGGCAGAATATCTTGGTTTAAATAGTGTATATATGTCAATTATGCAGGTTCTGAATCTAGCAGAACTTGGATTTGGATCAGTGATAGTCTTTTTTTTGTATAAGCCTGCAGCTTATGGAGATGAAGAACTTGTTGCTTCATATATGATATTTCTTAAGCGAATATATCAATGCATAGGGTTGGGTATAATTATATGTGGAATGCTGGTTCTTCCTTTTTTAAATAGAATAGTCGGAACAGAGGCGCCAAGTGATGTAAATATACATTTATTATTTATACTATTTACTATGGGATCGGCTGTTGCTTACTTTATGTTTCCGGAGATAGGGATTTATTTTACAGCGTACCAGAGAAATGATTTGAATTATTCAATTACTATTATATCATGGGGCTGTACTTATATTATACAGATTATAGGAATTTTATTATTTAGAAGCTATTATATTTATGTATTGTCTGTTGCTTTACAGGCGTTTTTGTGCGGAATATTAAGAATCCGAATAGGAAACAAGGCTCTGAAGCTTGAGAAAGTAGCAAAACATCTATCTTTGAAAGAAAAAAAAGATATTTATAACCGTACAAAAGCTATGATTGGTCATACAATAGATGTGCAGCTAATTAATGGTGTTGATAGTATTGTAATATCAGCACAGTGTGGACTAACTGCAGTGGCAATATATGGGAACTATTTTTATGTGTTTGCGGCAGCTATGATGATTGCTGATGTTATATATCAAGCAGTTCAGGCTAGTATCGGTAATGCTATAGCTATAGAGAAAAGTAGTGATAATTATAGTAGATTTAGATGTATGTTTTGGATGAGCAGTTGTCTTGGTGGAATTATTAGCATAGTCATGCTGTCTACATATCAGATATTCATGAGGCTATGGATGCCACAACTGATTGATTCTAGCAATCTTTATATAATTATATGTATTTATTTTTATATTTCACAGCTTAGAAAAACAACAACTTTATTTAAGAATGCTGGGGGGATGTGGGAAGATGATAAGCTCAAACCATATATTGCTATGATTGTAAATTTTGCATTAGATATTGCTCTTGTTGCAAAAATTGGAATAAGCGGTGTTGTTTTTGCTTCTATTATAACTATAGTTATAATAGAAATTCCTTGGGAGACATATATTATTTTTCATAATTATTTTCATTTGAATGGATGGAAATATATAATGGAAATGATTTTGTACAGTTGCATTAATTTGTTTTTAGCAGTTATCTCAAAGATGATTGTGGGTTTTGTTGTAGAAGGATCAAGTGTTGAATCGTTTGTTTTAAGTGGGATAATTAGTATTTCTTGCACTCTAGTTGGTTATTTATTATTCTTTTCCAGGACAGAAGTATTTCATGTATGGAAGAAAATAATAGTAGAAATGAAAAAGAATAAATAA
- a CDS encoding glycosyltransferase family 8 protein, with translation MKYNILYCSNEAYSPKLVCSLLSLLDSNQDILKEIHIFIRTNDFSDDTINRFYTIISEYGMDSKQLNVVFTDELESKLKDWHMKTFKGSYMCYYKLFGIDELLDGEYLDRILVIDADTLVLDSLKELYYTDLDGCPVGAVKEFPTEKNHHADGVVEYNTGVLLFDLEKYKRYNIEWLFREAVNRIDDREWYTGDQLVFAEALYEKKYIKKLDLKYNFIMNQLPFSYNEFCYYRDLKDGDYYNRNIYEVARSIPQLFISFQELLFFLPGCTKAEDG, from the coding sequence ATGAAGTATAATATATTGTATTGTTCTAATGAGGCATATTCACCGAAACTGGTTTGTTCGCTTTTATCATTACTGGATTCTAACCAGGATATACTAAAAGAAATTCATATATTTATTAGAACGAATGATTTTTCAGATGATACGATTAATAGATTTTATACTATCATATCGGAATATGGTATGGACAGTAAGCAACTAAATGTCGTATTCACAGATGAATTAGAAAGCAAATTGAAAGATTGGCACATGAAAACGTTTAAGGGGTCATACATGTGCTATTACAAACTGTTCGGAATAGATGAATTGCTTGATGGAGAATATTTAGATAGGATTTTGGTTATAGATGCAGATACTTTGGTTTTAGATTCACTAAAGGAATTATATTATACTGATTTAGATGGCTGCCCTGTGGGGGCAGTGAAGGAATTTCCAACAGAAAAAAATCATCATGCAGATGGTGTTGTAGAGTATAATACGGGAGTACTTTTATTTGACCTCGAAAAATATAAACGATATAACATTGAATGGCTATTTCGCGAAGCAGTAAACAGAATCGATGATAGGGAATGGTATACAGGAGACCAACTAGTATTTGCCGAAGCTTTATATGAAAAAAAATACATTAAAAAGCTCGATTTAAAATATAATTTTATTATGAACCAACTCCCATTTAGCTATAATGAGTTCTGTTACTATCGTGATTTGAAAGATGGGGATTATTATAATAGGAATATATATGAAGTTGCTAGATCAATCCCACAATTATTCATCTCATTTCAGGAACTTTTATTCTTTCTCCCTGGCTGTACGAAAGCAGAGGATGGATAA